The stretch of DNA AACGGAGCTTTATTCTGTTCAATGTTTTGAACTTCTAGTCCAACTTTCAAGACTTTGAGGTCCTCTGCGGTTCTTCTACTTAGCAAAGATTTGTGTGCTCCCTGAATTACGAAAAATTCGGTAAACATTTTGGGTTTTGTGTCGTTGATAGTGACCCATGCTTCGAAAATGCACACTACCCGTAGGGGTTCCTGGCtagcatatgccaaaaatcGTCGATCgctttgcagtttttttttaaaaaccctgGCGTTGTTAGACACCAACTTTTCCCAGTCATACTCCGTAACGGTGTTGATTGTTGCCCCAGAATCAATCAAAAATTCTATTGGAAGTTGGTCAATAAACCCCACGATTGTTCCATCATTCTATGTCTTCACCtaacaaaataaataatttgaaaatactaTTAGTGTTTGCTTATTTATTCATCGTTTAATTAGACAAGATTTAACTTTTACAGTTTGTATACTAATAGTTAGCAAAAATGAAGAACTCATTCTACCTCTGAAGATTTATGTTCGTCGCGTCGTAATGGATATCCAGATCCCGGGCTTTGATTATTTCCATCTCGCAAAGCATTAGTTTCCGCTCTCTTCCATGAGTATCGAGCTTTAAATGACTTATTCCGGTTAGCTGTACACTTTCTTGCAAAGTGGCCCACAGCGCCGCAGCTGTGGCATGTAGTATTTCGGGCAATGCAGTTTTCAGATTCTCGTTGGTGCCGCCAAGATCCACACCGGCTACATTCTGTTCTTCCTCTACCATCCGATTTTCGCTCGTACTGAACCGGTCGTGTGGAATATCCACTCCTTGGCATCACCTTCTTTGTCCATTCTTGCTTAACCACTGCCACGGCTCCATTTTCGGATCCAAATGGATGCGTTTTCACTTTCTGCTTCAATAAAACCTCGCGGTTAATCGCATAGTTCACGATCTCATCCAGATTCAGGGTACTTTCGAGACCTTTATCTCGCACTCTCTCATCCATCGCACCGACAGTTATTTGTTGTAGTAACTCCTTCTCCTCACGCTCACCAAAATTGCAGCATGCGGCCTGCGTACGCAATCTCAACAAGTAGCGATTGAATGTCTCACCAGCGGCCTGGCGGAGAGAACGGAAAACCTCCAGTTCTACTCTTTCGTTACGTTTTCCCACGAAAAAGGCGTTGAGGCGCATGATAGCATTGTCGTACTCCGGAGCGTCTTGTGGAGCGAACAGAACTTTCACCGGTTCTGGATGGATTTCTCCCGCCACGGGTGCGAGGTGGTGATAAATTCTTTGTAGGCCCCTACCTCCCCGAGCCAGCAGAAAAAGAAGCTTTTCGTGCTGAGATTCGATCTTCTTCAGCTCCAGAACGATTTCACATGAGCGGTGCCATTCCTCCCATTCACGACGCAGATTGGAGGCATCAGTGGCATCATTGAATGGATCTAACGGGAAATGATTCTCAGAATCcatctgaaattcaaaacgaAACAAACCGTTTTACCCTACAGATTTCATTCAAATAAGCACTAtgtacgtttttttttatagaatttTGATAACTAACATCAAATTGTTCGAATAACAAATACGGTAAACTGCAATTCCAAGCTCGTTAATCAAACCGATCGagaaaaaacgaaacaaaatgagttgaacaaatgtttttattataaatttatattataaaacATGGTTTCTTTTATCATGAAATACACTTCTCATACAACATATAAATCGCTCACAAAAGGGTGTTTTCCATAACGAAATAGTTTTTCCTAGCGCTGTTCTttcttctgtttttgttttttttttctgctgatggTGGTCACGATGGGATTGGTGATGACGTACAGCGTAAC from Toxorhynchites rutilus septentrionalis strain SRP chromosome 3, ASM2978413v1, whole genome shotgun sequence encodes:
- the LOC129777682 gene encoding uncharacterized protein LOC129777682 isoform X1, with the protein product MMDSENHFPLDPFNDATDASNLRREWEEWHRSCEIVLELKKIESQHEKLLFLLARGGRGLQRIYHHLAPVAGEIHPEPVKVLFAPQDAPEYDNAIMRLNAFFVGKRNERVELEVFRSLRQAAGETFNRYLLRLRTQAACCNFGEREEKELLQQITVGAMDERVRDKGLESTLNLDEIVNYAINREVLLKQKVKTHPFGSENGAVAVVKQEWTKKVMPRSGYSTRPVQYERKSDGRGRTECSRCGSWRHQRESENCIARNTTCHSCGAVGHFARKCTANRNKSFKARYSWKRAETNALRDGNNQSPGSGYPLRRDEHKSSEVE
- the LOC129777682 gene encoding uncharacterized protein LOC129777682 isoform X2 codes for the protein MDSENHFPLDPFNDATDASNLRREWEEWHRSCEIVLELKKIESQHEKLLFLLARGGRGLQRIYHHLAPVAGEIHPEPVKVLFAPQDAPEYDNAIMRLNAFFVGKRNERVELEVFRSLRQAAGETFNRYLLRLRTQAACCNFGEREEKELLQQITVGAMDERVRDKGLESTLNLDEIVNYAINREVLLKQKVKTHPFGSENGAVAVVKQEWTKKVMPRSGYSTRPVQYERKSDGRGRTECSRCGSWRHQRESENCIARNTTCHSCGAVGHFARKCTANRNKSFKARYSWKRAETNALRDGNNQSPGSGYPLRRDEHKSSEVE